In Bacteroidota bacterium, the sequence CAAGTAGATCGACCGCTGCGGCGCTGTTATCCTTCATGTCAAAGTCTAGGCTTGATAATTCGACTACAGGCTTTCCTTCAGTGCATGCATCCGCAGCCAGCTGCGCAATGCTTTGTTTGATAGCACGTTGCGCACGAGCTTTTTCCAGCTTGCTGCAGTCTCGACCCAGGCCATCTTGTTGCGCGTTGCCTTGGTGAGCCGCTCGCGAGCATCCTCTTTGGCCTCATTCGACTCGTCATCATCTTGTATTACATCGAGATAGGAGTCAATTTTGGCATTCCACCACTCAGTGCTCCCGCGTTCTTCCAGAAAGAAGTTGAGTATGCCAGTGACTGATATCAGCTTGCCAGTCACCGCGTTTGGGTCGTTTTCGTACTCGAGGATGCTGTGCAATACATCTACCTCGTCATTCTCGCCTGGCGTCCATTCCAGATGGGGAATTCTGTACAGGACGAACCTGGCAATTTTATCTTGATGGTCAATGTTGACCAGATTTAGCCACTCTTGAAATGCTTCTGTAGGGTTTACCATGGTTAGATGTGATTTTTTGATTTGTTGATTTTGTCGCTGATTACAGCTTCCAGCTGCCACGAACAGAAAGGCCATGAGGAAGCCGAAGGTCAGCACGGAGAGGATGAATTCGCCGGAGGATCTACTCATCGCTGATCACCTCGAAGTCTACGACCCATACCCAAGGATTGACGCTCCATCCCAACCCGCGCTCTGCGTAGATGCTATCCCACAGAACACCAAACCATGTCTTGGCGTCGGTAACGGGTTTTAGGATACCCTCACCGCTAGGGATAACCACACCTTCAGCCCGTGCATCTTCTTCGCTAATCTCCTGCAAGCGCTCGACACGCACGTCAGTTATGCGAAGCTGAAGGCGGGAGGCCCACCGCGTCATGTGAATTGATGGACGCCACTTTTCATAGGTGAGGGGAGATGCTTCCCCATCTGCGCGGTAGATCACTGTTTGCCCATCTTTGTTGGTCTTGTGATGACGGGACAGGATGTCTGATTGCCATACTTTAGGCCATAAAGCGCTCTCATAGGTATAGGCGAACGTCTCCCGCACCCATAGCTCATCGCCTGGCTTGCCACAGGGTGATTTTGCCCCAAACTCCCCATCTTCAGAATAAACACCGTAGACATCCTCCTTTGCTGGCTGCAACTCGCCCTCCCGGTCGATAACTCCCGGTGTAAACATTTCCGGCCCAACCAGATGCCCATTCATTACCTCGCCAAACTCACAATCCCACCACTGTGGATTCATGACTCGCCGTGTCTGCGTCTTCCGGCCATCAAGAATGGCGCGTACCATCTCGCCGTTAAAAAGGATAGGGCGCTCTTTTATTGCTAGTGTTTTATTCATCGTCTGGTACCTCTCGTATTTCAGCGCCGGCTGGAATGAGCCAGCTTTTGACAGTCATGCCCTCTACTTCCAGTAGCTCTCGGCATTCATCTCCTTTGCCTTGCGCGCTCCAGTATTTGATCATGCTTCGGCGGTTGCGCTTAACAACTTCCATGGGTAAGTCAAATTCGTTCACCCTGAACACGTAGCCGTGCGGGTGCGGCCGGCGCTCCGTGAGCGGAATCACAAGCGGGTCGCCTTCCGAAATATGATCGAACGGGCCGGCGGCTTCATGCAGGTCGAGTATGTGCGTGGTAATCATGTCGGCACCTCCAGCGTCGCGCCAAACAGAATCGCAAAAGCTACTGCGATAATGCCGCAGGCATCTTCAGCCCCAGGCATGTTCAATGCGCCACATGCAATCGACGCAAACAAAGAGATCATACACGCGATAAATGCCCCCACGCATATCTGTCTTTCAGTTGTCATGCCGGCTCTACCTCCTTGATCTCTAGCGTTGCGCCAAGTGCTTTGGCTATGCATCCCGCGCAGCGCAATTCCGTGCGCTTGGGGTTGACTACGAAGCGGTAGCGGCTCTCTTTGAAGTCCAGGCAAGCATCGCATACGCCCGCCTTATCGTTCGCTATAAATCGGATATGCTTCACTGACTCACCTCTTTCCTCTTGCTCACGACGAGCGATGGGCGAAATTCAATGACCTGCGCTTTCGCGGTCTGCTGCGCCATTTTCTGCAGGTCTTTTGTCTGCTGACGCAGATCTTTCACGCCTTCGGCTATGGCATCGAGCTCTCCCTTGACGTCTGGCGCATACTCCCACACCTTGGTTCTACGTATAGTGAACTCGCTGCCGAGCATGTCAAACTTTTCGCCGGGCTCATGCGTGAGCGCATCCATCAGGACCGGTTTTAGTTCGTCCATTTCTTCGGTTGCCTGATCCACAATTGCGCGCAGTTCCAGGTAGCGCTTTACCTTATCTGAATTCTCCAGATATCTCATTGACTCACCTCCGTGATGATAAATTTTGTGTAGCTTTCCCCGTCTGTGCGCATGGGCCGCATTGAGCCTTCGAGCACGTACACAGGGGAATCGTTTCTCAGAATGCCACACCGCACAAGACCGTCCTCTGTCAGCTTCGCAGTTGTGGCGAGGTTCACCCAGTCGAGGCGGCGCTGGCCCGGGCCGAAGTAGCACTCGCAGCGCACAGTGATCGGGTAAGAGGAGGGGGGAAGTATGCCCTGGTCCCGCGCAGCGAGCTTGACGCGCAGGTACCAGGCCTGCTCAAGCGCTTTGGACCTCCGCTGACCCTTGCTGGATCGCTTGTCCTTGTTCAGCGAAGGCGCGAGGCCATCGATGATCAAGACCTGCGTAGGCTGCGCGGCCATTCTTGGCAGCTCTGGCGCTACCTGCACAGCTGGTGCGCGTACGCCGGCCGGCAGCTTAACAGCTCGCGTTTTCGCCGGTGCGCGGTAGCTCACATCTTCGAAATCTGTCCAGGACTTTTTCATGCGGCCAGCCCCATGTGATATTCTTCTTCGAGCTGCCGGACTATCGCAGCTTCCTCGCGCTTGGCTCGGCTACTCTTCGCCTCTTTGCGCCGCATGCATGTGCGTGCTGTTTTGAGGAAATGCGCATCCACATTTGAGAAAACGGCCAGCAGCGCGGTATCGATAGCGACCTGGTCGCAACCTTGGTCTTCGAGAAATTTGCCGACTTCCCACAGATCCATGCCTTTCTCAGCTGTTATGCGCTTACAAAGGTGTCCATGGCCAGAGGCTTTTAGCTTGGCGTGTAGCCGATGCAAAGTCTGCGGATTATCTACGCCGTTCCTTGACGCAACGAGTAGCTCTGCGACCTCCCATACACCCAGTGCGGCGTGCTGGCCGTCCCATCCGTAGATCGTTGATACCGCAGGCTGGCGGCCGTACTTCTCAAGCATCCTCTTCCGAATAGTGCTCATCTTCACGCCTTTCCTCAGCAGGTCAAGCGCAAACTTCTTGTGCTCATTACTCCAGGAGGATGCGCGGCGCAGTTTGTAGCCGGCGTCGTCTGCCCACTTGTAGAGCGTAACGTTTGCCGGTAGGTGACTGAAGCCATCTTCGCAGATAGCGACCTTGAGCTTGCCGGGCGTCAGTATGCCGGCCTTCATGTGCTTCAGCGCTGATTGTTTGATCTTGGCCATTTCGGCCGTTGTTGCTCGTTTCATGCTGCTTTTCCGGGGTACATATTGGAAAGGGCGGCGAATTTTTCTGGATTAAGTCGGCAGGCAATTTGTTTTTTGATGCCGCTTGCTGGCACGTATTTTCGGTTATGCCTGGAAATCGTGTTGCAATCGACCATAGCAAAGACTAGATCATCTCCCATGAGCCCATAGCGGCGTGTTAGAAGTGGAATCTTGTTAAGCGTAAGCCAGGCGTCAGGGTTTAGGTAGCCCCCCTGCACATCGCGCAGCAGGTTGCTTGCCCATTTATCTTCCCACTCGGAAAGCTGCCGGCCTGTCTTGCGCTCAAGGATCTCCCGCGCATCCTCGCCTGCAAGGACCTTGGCTATGTGCCGCGCAGCAGCAGTGCGCTCGTCGGTTAATCCCATGGCATGACCTCTTCCGGCGGCGACCAGTATTTCGTCTCTGGCCGGGTGTTGGCGGCGGTATTGCCATGGCGCTTCCAGCGCTCCAAGATTCCCTTGAGGAATTTCAGCGATCCGCCGCGGCCATCGCCCTCAGCCTTGGCGTAGACGAGCGCTGCAATCAGCTGGGCGTGTCCGTAGGTGTCCCGTAGCTGAATGAGCGAGCTGACCGGTACCGCTCCGCGATGATCTCCGCGCAGGATGTGGATGTAGGCCATGTCGATCGCATCCGGCGGATAAGCCATTACCTGGCGCCGAATATCTTCGCTGTAGATGCGGTCTTTTTCTGGTAAGAAAGACAGATCCAAATCCCCCTCGTCCTTTCGCTCATTTTTCTCGCGCGGAGTAGAACTGAGAGAGTGAGGGTTGTTTAAATTGTTTGTATTAAAGAATGGTGGTTTATCCTGATGGTTTATTGCGGGTGACTCAGGGTCACCCTTTATCTGTACTGGGGGACACCCTTTTGGGTCTGAGGCTGTGTACTCAGGGTCACCCTTTTTAGTGTACTCAGGGTCACCCTTTTTCAGCGCCGTGAGCTCCTCTTTTTGCCTAGTATCAGGCCTTGGCGAAGCGTTGTTTTTTGCGGGTGGTCGAGTAGGGTTCGGCCCTCCGTTTTTCGCGATAGGTTCCGACGGTGGAGTCTTGCTATCCAGTGCTTCGATAATGATTCTATATTGGTTTCTGGCATTGCGCCCGCCGTTGTTGTCTTTCCACTTTACATATCTGTTGCGTAGCCTCTGGAGTATGCGAATGCAGCTGCGCTTTTCAAGCCTTGTCTTCCTTGCCAACTGGCGTATCGAGGGAAAGCACCGGCCATCGTCATCTGACCAGTCTGCCATTGCCAAGAGTATGGTCAGCTCTGCGCGGTTGGTGATATGCTGACAGTCCCAGACCTTGGTCATTACTTTATTGGACATTGCACTAAGCGAATTCTTTGAATGAAGGGAGCTATTGAGTTATCTGAGAAGATTAAAGTGAGCCGTCCAGATAGCCGGCGTCGATAAGCTCTTTGATCAGTTCGCGGTTTTCTGCATCGCTGCCAGGAGACTGATCAGTGAGTGATTCCAGGGTTATTTCTGCATCAACTGGAAGTCCCATGAGGTAGATCAGCAGGCCTCGTGCGGCCCAGGATAGAGCAGTATTCTCAGACTCGGTTTTGCGCAGCACTACGTAGGGCTGA encodes:
- a CDS encoding helix-turn-helix domain-containing protein, translated to MSNKVMTKVWDCQHITNRAELTILLAMADWSDDDGRCFPSIRQLARKTRLEKRSCIRILQRLRNRYVKWKDNNGGRNARNQYRIIIEALDSKTPPSEPIAKNGGPNPTRPPAKNNASPRPDTRQKEELTALKKGDPEYTKKGDPEYTASDPKGCPPVQIKGDPESPAINHQDKPPFFNTNNLNNPHSLSSTPREKNERKDEGDLDLSFLPEKDRIYSEDIRRQVMAYPPDAIDMAYIHILRGDHRGAVPVSSLIQLRDTYGHAQLIAALVYAKAEGDGRGGSLKFLKGILERWKRHGNTAANTRPETKYWSPPEEVMPWD